TACCCCACATGGCGTAATTGATAAGTTCACCCAGCACTGGATCACCAAATTCTTCCTGTTTATACGAGGCATCGCTAGCGTAATTATACAGGTATTTCAACTGCATTGAATTTTGGGTAATGGTTCCCGTTTTATCCGTACAGATTACTGTGGTGCTACCCAATGTCTCAACAATACTGCTTCTTTTGATTATAATCCCTTGACGCATAAGTTTCCAAGCACCCAGTGCCATAAATGTGGTGAATGCAACAGGAATCTCTTCAGGTAGTACTGACATCGCCAAAGTAAGCCCACTGAGCAGGCTTGTCACAAAATTACCGCTGTCAATAAAGCTATATAGACAGACAAACAAAAAAATTACGAAACCAATAACGGCCATTGCTTTTACAAACTTTTGAATTTGCAGTTGCAATGGGGAAATTTCTTCTTTGATGGTACTGATAGACTCCCCGATCTTTCCCACGCGTGTCTCTTTGCCAATTTTTGTAACTTCAAAGACTGCAAGTCCAGAAACTGTAACGGTTCCGCCATACACCATGTTATCTTCGGATTTATTATCCTTAAATACGGAAAAGCTCTCTCCTGTCAAAGAAGATTCATTAACAGAAAAATCGTTACTATGTAAAATATAACCATCGGCGTTTATAATACGTCCTTCCTCGGTAATACAGAGATCCCCCACAACAATCTCATGAGTCGGGATTTCAGTAACCTTACCACCTCGAATGACAGTGAGTGCTTAATGGTTCATTTAGCTTTTCTATTTCCTCTAAAGCTCTCTTGCTGCGGTTATCCTGATAAAAAGAAATTGCCGTGACGGCAACAATAGCAACAAACATAAATACAGCCTCTCCATAATTCCCTACAAGGACATAAATAACGGAGATGACGATTAACAGGATCAACATCGGCTCCTTTAAAATCCCAACAAGTAGTTCGAACCAGGTACTTTTATGGTTTTCGCTCAATTGATTCCAACCATATTGATATCTAGCAGCAGCAACCTCGCTTGGAGAAAGACCTTTCAAATTTTCGGGAATAGGATATGACATATCGAATTAACTAGGTTTACCTAAATATAATGAATAATTCCGATTTTAAACCGGTCAAATCTTCTACTGTTCAGGTTATTCTATCACTCTCATTCACGGCTTTCAGCAATATAACACATATTCAATTGGTCTTCCAAGAAACGCAAAACACCAAGAAACTCAAAATAGCGCACCGTTTAACCTTATTTATATCTTTTTGAGTTCTTCCTCCGGCCAAGTTAGTAGCTCTTTCAATAAATAAATTTTAGGTGCTGTATCCGCTGTATCTTCTGAGAATTGCTTCAAAAATTCGGGTATATCACCTTCAACTTTAATTAACTCTCCATCCTGAAGAATGTCATAGCCCTCCGCAATCCATTCCTCGATTTTTTTCGTAGTGATTTGTTGTTTCTCCATATACTATATCTTACACTTATGCAACAATAAAAAATACGCCAATAAGGGAATAACAATTTTACAAAAAGCAATTCCTTTAAAATTAGAACAACACTAAGCGATAAATGGTTGACATGACTATATTCCCTCAAATCCGCGCCAACAGCAAGTCGTTGAATAAATCGACAGTGACAAAAATCAAAAAGTTTTTTATTACCTTAGATACATAAATCGAATAAAAAAAACAGCTTGTTTTTCATTAACTATATGATCACACATATGAAAATATATGCCTTTGTTTTGGGTGTAGGTTTACTTCCCGCTGTTGGCGTCTGTCAGAAAACCGTCACGCCGGGTAGTCGCGATATCAACACCACCTATATTAAACCAGAAAAATCGCTGTACACTGTCTATTATGTCAAAGATAACAACTGGGATAAGCAAGGGTCATTGACCTATAACATTATCGCCGCTAATAATCAGCTGACTTTAACCAATACCTATGTTCCGAAGGATAATGCATGGACTTCGATGCGAACCACTGTTGCAGATGCAAAAACGCTTAAACCTATTAGCTATACCAGCGATGGAAAGGAAACAAAGCTAAACCTCAGCTTTGGCGAAACAATTACAGGTAATTATTATTCGAAGACAACCAAAAAAGATAAAAATATTAGCTTAAATCCGACTCAGCCATTTGTAGATTTTAACTGGATGGATCACCTGATTTTAACGCTCCCTTTAGATCTTGGTTATAAAGCGCGCATTCCACAATTCTACTACAATAGTAATTCGGACATTTTCGTTGAAGACTACACCATCAAGGATGTAAAAA
The genomic region above belongs to Sphingobacterium zeae and contains:
- a CDS encoding cation-transporting P-type ATPase, with the protein product MSYPIPENLKGLSPSEVAAARYQYGWNQLSENHKSTWFELLVGILKEPMLILLIVISVIYVLVGNYGEAVFMFVAIVAVTAISFYQDNRSKRALEEIEKLNEPLSTHCHSRW
- a CDS encoding DUF3108 domain-containing protein — translated: MKIYAFVLGVGLLPAVGVCQKTVTPGSRDINTTYIKPEKSLYTVYYVKDNNWDKQGSLTYNIIAANNQLTLTNTYVPKDNAWTSMRTTVADAKTLKPISYTSDGKETKLNLSFGETITGNYYSKTTKKDKNISLNPTQPFVDFNWMDHLILTLPLDLGYKARIPQFYYNSNSDIFVEDYTIKDVKSYSYGSPKTGKHDSWLVTLLEESTGAIYNYVVDKKDRRLWQREMSMGNGKWEITVNEELDYQPIKNRFNKEQAAQQIAQGNSVIIGTAYARSSSGKKLGGLVNTAKKQYAPKGTEITLFANSPYYEEWLEVNNKDTKTEKGSGSAIRS